A window of Chloroflexota bacterium contains these coding sequences:
- a CDS encoding iron-containing redox enzyme family protein, whose protein sequence is MTQSTATAFRQEMLDTVERRHCKRHPLTEMWARGELSKEQLGRWAIEHYHFTRDLHTFFGRILANCDVQAGRDMELDNLADEQNPEDPHNRQLLDFVDACGLNTEELIRRAPLPTTQALRDWLFLKCERASWQEAAAGIHVGMEAQLAPICDRLVPSLQTNYAFDPHAIRFFVTHQTADIEHGGRALAVIERYTPEELRPRVIQAVNEGTEKRWLYFDGVYVKYVLGYNIGNQPG, encoded by the coding sequence GTGACGCAATCGACTGCAACCGCGTTCCGGCAGGAGATGCTGGACACCGTCGAGCGTCGCCATTGTAAGCGCCACCCCCTCACGGAGATGTGGGCGCGGGGGGAGCTGAGCAAGGAGCAGCTCGGCCGCTGGGCCATCGAGCACTACCACTTCACGCGCGATCTTCACACGTTCTTCGGACGTATCCTCGCCAACTGCGACGTGCAGGCAGGTCGCGACATGGAGCTGGACAACCTCGCCGACGAGCAGAACCCGGAAGATCCGCACAATCGCCAGCTTCTCGACTTCGTCGACGCATGCGGGCTGAATACCGAGGAGCTGATCCGTCGAGCGCCGCTCCCCACCACCCAGGCCCTGCGCGACTGGCTCTTTCTCAAGTGCGAGCGGGCGAGCTGGCAAGAGGCGGCCGCCGGGATCCACGTTGGCATGGAAGCGCAGCTCGCCCCGATCTGCGATCGGCTCGTCCCCAGCCTGCAGACCAACTACGCGTTCGATCCGCACGCCATTCGCTTCTTCGTCACCCATCAGACTGCCGATATCGAGCACGGCGGGCGCGCCCTCGCGGTGATCGAGCGCTACACCCCAGAGGAGCTGCGGCCCCGGGTCATCCAGGCAGTGAACGAGGGAACCGAGAAGCGTTGGCTGTACTTCGACGGCGTTTATGTCAAGTACGTGCTGGGCTACAACATCGGGAACCAGCCCGGTTAG
- a CDS encoding GAF domain-containing protein, with translation MSLKKQLALTAIGLVLITLVASASALLWSSAKLQIEEDAVVLATSTAQAGDQMTMQRLVDSLVTTRGVRAVRVVDSNLATMALSADSNAPLTETDRAKLRAAIEDQQPQSYQVGETFRVAAPVVDDAGKAYGAALMSFPADWLHLFVERQLRAAGPFILIVLVAGVALAYGYVTLFMRPVARLDAAVAALGSYRFQSDSLNDLAQRSNEIGRVAKLLQRMANAEHGWRRALEGLRQAKEELEQRVEDRTRELKTALVQQTELNEQLQVAHADLERSVDEMRALAEVSHAINSTRDPKDLLPTILAYAVRLSRSDAGSIYEFNEAEGMFVLRASDGVDPHAERILEARKIGEATIVDRAALHREPTQVADIWEVDRLPDHDVVNEYGYRALLAVPLVKEGNVIGGLVVRRKEPGSFEPETVRLLQTVALQSVMAVGPRSPQTNVRLNPRDDVDCDADPRRLNGTARTAPRQSIGLGEFRKERLRVIRANEGPVELPPTPKVVLHMGHGVDSGTASRFDLVPAIQFLAPLGRQVTADSINFDGVMTCEKTTECVRAYAQGFWAGQVEMVDALLLSVRVDGRRHIPTRALEDSLIRAVDLCRLYYDKLDVPPPYSVGLSLLGIRGYRLAVEDWLWSEMTNHSIERADLIFPETMIEDRAAPSAAICRPIFDMLWNACGFQRCLDYDASGAWNPCS, from the coding sequence ATGAGCCTGAAGAAGCAGCTTGCGCTGACGGCGATTGGACTCGTGTTGATTACTCTCGTCGCCTCGGCCAGCGCGCTCCTGTGGAGCAGCGCGAAGCTCCAGATCGAAGAGGACGCCGTCGTTCTCGCAACGAGCACCGCGCAGGCTGGGGACCAAATGACGATGCAGCGGTTGGTCGACAGTCTCGTGACCACGCGCGGCGTCCGCGCCGTCCGCGTCGTCGATTCGAACCTCGCGACGATGGCGCTGAGCGCGGATTCGAATGCGCCACTCACCGAGACGGACCGGGCGAAGCTTCGCGCAGCCATCGAAGACCAGCAGCCGCAGAGCTACCAGGTTGGCGAAACCTTCCGGGTGGCTGCGCCCGTGGTCGACGACGCGGGAAAGGCCTATGGGGCGGCGCTCATGTCCTTCCCGGCGGACTGGCTTCACCTGTTCGTCGAGCGGCAGCTGCGCGCAGCGGGGCCCTTCATCCTGATCGTGCTTGTGGCGGGCGTCGCCCTCGCGTACGGGTACGTCACACTCTTCATGCGGCCGGTCGCGCGCCTCGATGCAGCGGTGGCCGCCCTGGGCTCGTACCGGTTCCAGTCTGACAGTCTGAACGATCTCGCCCAGCGCTCGAACGAGATCGGTCGGGTGGCCAAGCTGCTCCAGCGCATGGCAAACGCCGAACACGGATGGCGACGCGCGCTCGAAGGGCTGCGGCAGGCAAAGGAGGAGTTGGAGCAGCGCGTTGAGGACCGAACGCGTGAGCTGAAGACGGCGCTCGTCCAGCAGACCGAGCTGAACGAGCAGCTCCAGGTTGCCCATGCCGATCTTGAGCGGTCCGTCGATGAGATGCGGGCGCTGGCGGAGGTCAGCCACGCCATCAACTCCACGCGTGACCCCAAGGACCTCCTCCCCACGATCCTGGCATACGCCGTCCGGCTCTCCCGGAGCGATGCTGGGAGCATATATGAGTTCAACGAGGCGGAGGGTATGTTCGTTCTTCGCGCGAGCGACGGCGTCGACCCGCATGCCGAGCGGATTCTCGAAGCCCGGAAGATCGGCGAGGCGACGATCGTCGATCGGGCGGCCCTGCATCGGGAGCCCACCCAGGTAGCCGACATCTGGGAGGTCGATCGACTCCCGGATCATGACGTGGTGAACGAGTATGGCTATCGCGCACTCCTCGCGGTCCCGCTGGTCAAGGAGGGAAATGTGATCGGCGGTCTCGTCGTGAGGCGGAAGGAGCCCGGCAGCTTCGAGCCGGAAACGGTCCGTCTGCTCCAGACGGTGGCCCTCCAATCCGTGATGGCGGTAGGCCCCAGGAGTCCGCAGACCAACGTCCGCCTCAATCCGCGAGACGACGTGGACTGCGATGCCGATCCGCGCAGGCTCAACGGCACGGCGCGCACGGCCCCCCGCCAATCGATCGGACTCGGCGAGTTTCGGAAGGAGCGGCTCCGGGTGATCCGCGCGAACGAAGGGCCCGTGGAGCTTCCCCCGACGCCCAAGGTCGTTCTCCACATGGGTCACGGCGTGGATTCTGGCACGGCTTCGCGGTTCGATCTCGTTCCGGCGATCCAGTTCCTCGCCCCGCTTGGCCGACAGGTCACCGCCGACAGCATCAATTTCGACGGTGTGATGACCTGCGAAAAGACGACGGAGTGCGTCAGGGCGTACGCGCAAGGCTTCTGGGCCGGGCAGGTGGAGATGGTTGACGCGCTCTTGTTATCAGTGAGGGTTGACGGGCGGCGGCACATTCCGACGCGCGCTCTGGAGGACTCGCTCATCCGCGCCGTAGACCTGTGCCGCCTGTACTACGACAAGCTCGACGTTCCGCCCCCGTATTCGGTCGGACTGTCGCTGCTCGGCATCCGGGGTTACCGCCTGGCCGTGGAGGACTGGCTCTGGAGCGAGATGACGAACCATTCGATCGAGCGCGCCGACCTCATCTTCCCGGAAACGATGATCGAGGACCGCGCCGCCCCAAGCGCGGCGATCTGCCGCCCGATATTCGACATGCTGTGGAACGCGTGCGGCTTTCAGCGTTGCCTCGATTACGACGCAAGCGGCGCGTGGAATCCGTGTAGCTAA
- a CDS encoding VOC family protein translates to MAQKILPHLWFDKEAKEAAEFYTSLFPRSRVTHVTTLRDTPSGDCDVVSFELAGFNLTSISAGPLFRFNPSISFFLNFDPSRDSRAPESLDTAWGKLSAGGTPLMPLDKYPFSERYGWIQDKYGLSWQLMLTNPTGEPRPFIVPSLMFTGSVAGRAEEAIDFYTSVFRDARRGTSARYGAGMGPDREGTLMYADFMLENQWFAAMDSAYPHGFAFNEAISLLVRCETQSEIDYYWGNLSTVPDAEQCGWLKDRFGVSWQVTPTALDRMMSDGTPEQIARVTQAFLPMKKFDIAELERAYASAG, encoded by the coding sequence ATGGCACAAAAAATCCTGCCGCACCTCTGGTTCGACAAGGAAGCGAAGGAAGCGGCCGAGTTCTACACGTCCCTCTTCCCTCGCTCGCGCGTCACTCACGTGACAACACTCCGGGACACGCCGTCCGGCGACTGCGACGTCGTGTCCTTCGAGCTTGCCGGGTTCAACCTCACGTCGATCAGCGCCGGTCCGTTGTTCCGATTCAATCCCTCGATCTCGTTTTTCCTCAACTTCGACCCGTCGCGGGATTCCCGGGCGCCGGAGAGCCTCGATACAGCCTGGGGAAAACTATCGGCCGGCGGCACTCCGCTCATGCCGCTTGACAAGTATCCCTTCAGCGAGCGGTACGGATGGATCCAGGACAAGTACGGCCTCTCGTGGCAGCTCATGCTCACCAATCCGACTGGCGAGCCGAGGCCATTCATCGTGCCGTCGCTGATGTTCACCGGATCCGTGGCAGGTCGCGCCGAGGAGGCGATTGATTTCTACACATCCGTCTTTCGGGATGCTCGGCGCGGGACCTCCGCGCGGTACGGAGCGGGCATGGGGCCGGATCGGGAGGGCACGCTCATGTACGCCGACTTCATGCTGGAGAACCAGTGGTTTGCGGCGATGGACAGCGCCTACCCGCATGGCTTCGCCTTCAACGAGGCGATTTCGCTCCTCGTCCGCTGCGAGACGCAATCCGAGATCGATTACTACTGGGGCAACCTCTCCACGGTTCCGGACGCCGAGCAGTGTGGCTGGCTCAAGGATCGTTTCGGCGTCTCCTGGCAGGTGACGCCAACCGCGCTTGACCGGATGATGAGCGACGGCACGCCCGAGCAGATCGCGCGGGTGACCCAGGCGTTTCTTCCGATGAAGAAGTTCGACATCGCGGAGCTGGAACGGGCGTACGCTTCGGCGGGTTAA
- a CDS encoding ABC transporter substrate-binding protein, with product MLEPSLLPMNREFSALTTAFLTYFDPRLQAQPYLAAEVPSVEKGSWVVLPDGRMETTYKLKQNATWQDGLPITASDFVFAYQVRRDPDYPAQVINVERLLSDVEAVDDYTLFLRWKEPYMYAGAIHLPDFSPMHRAVLEPLYSSGDRASFIDGPQWREQFIGSGPYRVERWEPGIEMDLRSQPGFALGEPKISEVHLRFIPDANAIVANLLGHTVDVSYSISIGFPQGQALEQAGWNGKVEYWNGNPRILEFQTRDWGNIERPVLDPRVRKGALYAIDRQAIVDGIYAGRATIAYFWLSPLDPAFPSVDQAVTKYVFDPTRSSALLDEAGWTKGSDGTRRDATGQPLFISILNQPTTYDQQEGQVVVADWKNAGIGSELHPLSPQEIRDNELRSKYPGAAYNRRALTLENMVWTSRQVARPENRWSGQNRNGYVNPSLDDLWLKVLGSVDPGERQELLIQALRIMQDDAVVTLTHLQPDVIAYGEGLVGPLQPALVGTSDMWNLWEWHWSS from the coding sequence GTGCTCGAGCCGAGCCTACTCCCCATGAATCGCGAGTTCTCGGCGCTCACCACTGCCTTTCTGACCTACTTCGACCCGCGCCTGCAGGCGCAGCCGTACCTGGCGGCGGAGGTTCCCAGTGTCGAGAAGGGTAGCTGGGTGGTGCTGCCCGACGGTCGGATGGAGACAACCTACAAGCTCAAGCAGAACGCGACCTGGCAGGATGGATTGCCCATTACAGCGAGCGATTTCGTATTCGCGTACCAGGTGCGGCGAGACCCCGACTATCCCGCGCAAGTGATCAACGTGGAGCGGCTGCTCAGCGACGTCGAAGCGGTCGACGACTACACGCTCTTCCTCCGCTGGAAAGAGCCCTACATGTATGCTGGCGCGATCCACTTGCCGGATTTTTCCCCGATGCACCGCGCCGTGCTGGAGCCGCTGTACAGCTCGGGCGACCGGGCCTCCTTCATCGACGGCCCGCAGTGGCGCGAGCAGTTCATTGGAAGCGGCCCCTACCGGGTGGAGCGATGGGAGCCGGGAATCGAGATGGATCTGCGCAGCCAACCGGGCTTTGCGCTGGGCGAGCCGAAGATTAGCGAGGTCCACCTTCGCTTCATCCCGGACGCCAACGCCATCGTCGCCAATCTCCTCGGCCACACCGTCGACGTCTCGTACAGCATCAGCATCGGTTTCCCCCAGGGGCAAGCACTCGAGCAGGCCGGGTGGAACGGCAAGGTCGAATACTGGAACGGGAACCCGCGGATTCTGGAATTCCAGACCAGGGATTGGGGCAACATCGAGCGGCCGGTCCTCGACCCCCGCGTTCGAAAAGGCGCGCTGTACGCCATCGATCGCCAGGCCATCGTCGACGGAATCTATGCGGGTCGGGCAACCATCGCCTACTTCTGGCTCTCCCCCCTTGATCCGGCCTTTCCATCGGTGGACCAGGCGGTCACCAAGTACGTGTTCGATCCAACGCGGTCATCGGCGCTGCTCGATGAGGCCGGCTGGACCAAGGGATCCGACGGTACGCGCCGCGACGCCACCGGGCAGCCGCTATTCATCTCCATCCTGAACCAGCCGACCACCTATGACCAGCAGGAGGGCCAGGTGGTGGTCGCCGACTGGAAGAACGCCGGCATCGGGAGCGAGCTGCACCCGCTCTCGCCACAGGAGATCCGCGACAACGAGCTGCGCTCCAAGTACCCGGGCGCGGCGTACAACCGGCGGGCGCTGACGCTGGAAAACATGGTGTGGACGAGCCGTCAGGTGGCGAGGCCGGAAAACCGCTGGAGCGGGCAAAACCGCAACGGCTACGTTAATCCATCGCTGGACGATCTGTGGTTGAAGGTGCTCGGCAGTGTGGATCCCGGGGAGCGACAGGAGCTGCTCATCCAGGCCCTGAGGATCATGCAAGATGACGCCGTTGTGACGCTCACCCATCTCCAGCCGGACGTCATCGCCTACGGCGAGGGCCTCGTCGGGCCGCTCCAGCCTGCGCTGGTTGGCACCTCCGACATGTGGAACCTCTGGGAGTGGCATTGGAGCTCGTAG
- a CDS encoding hydantoinase B/oxoprolinase family protein: MASSDQATRTVDPVTFEILSHRLHQITKEMGTTLERVGGTVNTTQMHDYMSALYRANGDVLSPGDSTGFHVACAGFAVKRIIERFADDVGIAPGDMFLLNDPYLAAIHQSDVYLISPIHYADQLVGWSATFVHVMDIGAMSPGGNSPGATEICHEGVRIPGIKLIERGKLRQDVFDAITNMTRQPVMVGLDLKCEIAANNVARSRMQEMCDEFGWELVDAVSLDMIRYSEQVLRRRLSEIPDGTWTAEGVIQTSDTWRVKLSLRKRGDSLVFDFTGTDPQARVGINLPYHATFGTCFGSLVALLGWDIPKNHGAFAPIEVIAPPGTIVNPQYPAPVSLNTTSGGAVARFLADSVLTQMIATSEKWRAEVGGKSLGHRLMRHAAENQYGRYYVSTLTSLDGGGATAATDGTDSGGRSNMTAHNIEWVELNFPLLHLFNRHIKDGAGAGMLRGGAGVEYAFVLHDAPQGRVKGVALGVAGLRNSGQGVFGGYPGAPSLLLLQEGTRVREMLDRDEWPTDPAALGGESRQLPYCDFEIKPDDVLIMIAASGGGYGDPLDRDPELVLQDVEKLLVSEEMARTVYGVVIVEHHVDRAGTEMMRSRLREERTEHAVAPSRAGHRPSPGADLRYSHPLREHLEVWDGPSGSWVRCDGCGHLFGPVDEDWTDSASRSRRDPTMAGPRMASLTGQYLVEQLTCPSCGVLLNTDVIDLERGA; encoded by the coding sequence ATGGCATCATCTGACCAAGCCACCCGCACCGTCGATCCGGTGACGTTCGAAATTCTCTCCCATCGCCTGCATCAAATCACCAAGGAGATGGGCACGACGCTCGAGCGCGTCGGTGGGACGGTGAACACGACCCAGATGCACGACTATATGTCGGCGCTCTACCGGGCGAACGGCGACGTGCTCTCGCCGGGCGACTCGACCGGGTTCCACGTCGCTTGTGCGGGCTTCGCAGTCAAGCGCATCATCGAGCGCTTCGCCGACGACGTTGGGATCGCACCTGGCGACATGTTCCTCCTGAACGACCCCTACCTCGCCGCGATTCACCAGTCAGACGTCTACCTGATCTCGCCAATCCACTACGCCGATCAACTGGTCGGGTGGAGCGCCACCTTTGTTCACGTGATGGACATCGGGGCGATGTCGCCCGGGGGCAACTCGCCGGGGGCGACCGAGATCTGCCATGAGGGTGTCCGTATTCCGGGCATCAAGCTGATCGAGCGCGGCAAGCTCCGGCAAGACGTGTTCGACGCCATCACGAACATGACGCGCCAACCGGTCATGGTGGGCCTGGACCTGAAGTGTGAGATCGCGGCCAATAACGTCGCGCGCAGCCGCATGCAGGAGATGTGCGACGAATTCGGCTGGGAGCTGGTGGACGCGGTCTCTCTCGACATGATCCGCTACTCGGAACAGGTCCTGCGTCGGCGCCTCAGCGAGATCCCCGACGGGACGTGGACGGCCGAGGGCGTCATCCAGACGAGCGACACGTGGCGCGTGAAGCTCAGCCTGCGCAAACGCGGAGATAGCCTCGTCTTCGATTTCACGGGGACCGACCCGCAGGCACGGGTGGGCATCAATCTGCCCTACCACGCGACGTTCGGCACCTGCTTCGGATCCCTGGTCGCGCTCCTCGGGTGGGACATTCCCAAGAATCACGGGGCATTCGCCCCGATCGAGGTCATCGCGCCGCCCGGTACGATCGTGAACCCGCAATATCCAGCGCCGGTCTCGCTCAACACGACGTCCGGCGGTGCCGTGGCTCGATTCTTGGCGGATTCGGTCCTGACCCAGATGATCGCGACGAGCGAGAAGTGGCGGGCTGAGGTGGGGGGAAAGAGCCTCGGCCATCGGCTGATGCGCCACGCCGCCGAGAACCAGTACGGCCGCTACTACGTGTCGACCTTGACCAGCCTCGACGGCGGCGGGGCGACGGCGGCCACCGATGGCACTGATTCCGGGGGACGCTCCAACATGACAGCCCATAACATCGAGTGGGTCGAGCTGAACTTCCCCCTGCTTCACCTGTTCAATCGGCACATCAAAGACGGCGCCGGCGCCGGGATGCTGCGGGGCGGGGCTGGCGTGGAGTATGCCTTCGTCTTGCACGACGCGCCCCAGGGGCGGGTGAAGGGGGTGGCGCTGGGCGTCGCCGGCCTCCGCAACTCGGGGCAGGGGGTATTCGGCGGGTACCCGGGGGCTCCGAGCTTGCTTCTGCTTCAAGAGGGGACCCGAGTTCGGGAGATGCTCGATCGCGATGAGTGGCCCACCGACCCGGCTGCCCTAGGGGGCGAGTCGCGCCAGCTCCCGTACTGCGACTTCGAGATCAAACCGGACGACGTGCTGATCATGATCGCGGCGAGTGGCGGCGGGTACGGCGATCCGCTGGATCGCGATCCGGAGCTCGTGCTGCAGGATGTCGAGAAGCTGCTGGTCTCGGAGGAGATGGCGCGCACCGTCTACGGGGTCGTGATCGTCGAACACCACGTCGATCGGGCAGGGACCGAAATGATGCGATCTCGGCTGCGAGAAGAGCGGACCGAGCACGCGGTCGCTCCTTCCCGGGCGGGGCACCGTCCGAGCCCAGGGGCGGACCTCAGGTATTCCCACCCGCTCCGCGAGCACCTCGAAGTCTGGGACGGTCCGAGCGGATCCTGGGTCCGCTGCGACGGGTGCGGCCACCTGTTCGGGCCCGTGGACGAGGATTGGACGGACTCGGCAAGCCGATCGAGGCGAGACCCGACAATGGCCGGACCGCGGATGGCGTCCTTGACGGGGCAGTATCTGGTCGAGCAGCTTACGTGCCCTTCCTGCGGAGTTCTCCTCAATACGGACGTGATCGATCTCGAGCGGGGAGCCTGA
- a CDS encoding hydantoinase/oxoprolinase family protein codes for MDYVVGVDIGGTFTDCVVVDSDGKITVGKALSSPPDFATGAVNAVRDAAMRLGMDDERALLASTRLFFHACTVGDNTLLTRSGPKTGLLTTKGFADTILMMRGKTTEGLTEVEAAHLSAIEKPAPIVPRHLIGEVTERIDYKGAVVIRLDESGAERVIDDLTAQGVRSFAICFLWSIKNDAHERRVAELLGKKIPEGFCSLSSEVAPFLGEYERTVTTVFNAYIGPTISQYLAALHQILASKGLRRPPMIMQAYGGVLDTAASAKNAVGIIESGPAAGVVGSAFQGRLIGKDNILAADMGGTTFKVGVIRKGEIERDHSPVIMRYNILSTKIWVESIGAGGGSIAWIEPETGLLKVGPDGAGARPGPVCYGLGGVKPTVSDADLILGYLNPDYFFGGRMALDLKAAERAVQEQIAGPLGMSTTEAASGIFRITNAHMADLVRRATVERGHDPREFVLFAYGGAGPVHAGRYAAELGIKEIVVPETASVQGGMGLISSDVVYEYGMSDHLEFPGEVDRWNRNFAALVERGQRDLEAAGFDAQDVEIQRTVDMRYRFQTHELNVPLPSGSGQLTTADIEALDTLFDALYEQAYGQGSGYREAGKDAISFRVRAVGKLRNPEISQYPKGSTDPGDAFKGERSVYFQEYGDYRPTPTYQFERLASGMEIAGPAVIETPITTIVVNPSDRAEMDEFRNLRLLIGG; via the coding sequence GTGGACTATGTGGTGGGGGTGGACATCGGAGGTACGTTCACCGACTGCGTCGTCGTCGATAGCGACGGCAAGATCACCGTCGGGAAGGCGTTGTCATCTCCCCCGGACTTCGCGACGGGCGCCGTGAACGCGGTCCGCGATGCCGCGATGCGGTTGGGTATGGATGACGAGCGCGCCTTGCTGGCCTCCACCCGACTCTTCTTCCACGCCTGCACCGTTGGGGATAACACGCTGCTCACGCGGTCGGGCCCGAAGACTGGGCTCCTCACCACGAAAGGATTTGCCGACACCATTCTCATGATGCGAGGCAAGACGACGGAGGGCCTGACAGAAGTCGAAGCGGCTCACCTGTCCGCCATCGAGAAACCGGCGCCGATCGTCCCTCGTCACCTCATCGGCGAGGTCACAGAGCGCATCGATTACAAAGGCGCCGTCGTGATCCGCCTCGATGAGTCCGGTGCGGAGCGGGTGATCGACGACCTGACCGCTCAAGGGGTCCGGTCGTTCGCGATCTGTTTCCTATGGTCCATCAAGAACGACGCCCACGAGCGCAGGGTCGCCGAGCTGCTGGGCAAGAAAATTCCCGAGGGCTTCTGCAGCCTCTCCAGCGAGGTCGCTCCGTTCCTGGGCGAGTACGAGCGGACCGTCACGACCGTCTTCAACGCATACATCGGCCCGACCATCTCGCAGTACCTCGCCGCCCTCCACCAGATTCTGGCCAGCAAGGGTCTCCGACGCCCGCCGATGATCATGCAGGCGTATGGTGGCGTCCTCGACACGGCCGCCAGCGCAAAGAACGCCGTCGGAATCATCGAGTCAGGGCCCGCCGCGGGCGTCGTCGGGAGCGCCTTTCAAGGGCGCCTGATCGGAAAGGACAACATTCTGGCCGCGGACATGGGAGGCACGACCTTCAAGGTCGGCGTGATCCGCAAGGGAGAGATCGAGCGCGACCACAGCCCGGTCATCATGCGCTACAACATCCTCTCGACCAAGATCTGGGTGGAGTCGATCGGGGCTGGCGGCGGCAGCATCGCCTGGATCGAGCCCGAGACCGGCCTGCTGAAGGTTGGCCCAGACGGGGCGGGCGCCCGGCCTGGCCCGGTCTGCTACGGCCTCGGCGGGGTCAAGCCCACGGTCTCCGACGCGGACCTGATCCTGGGCTATCTCAACCCGGACTACTTCTTCGGCGGGCGGATGGCGCTGGACCTGAAGGCTGCCGAGCGGGCGGTGCAGGAGCAGATCGCCGGGCCCCTCGGAATGTCGACCACCGAGGCGGCGAGCGGCATCTTCCGCATCACCAACGCGCACATGGCGGACCTCGTCCGCAGGGCGACCGTCGAGCGGGGGCACGATCCCCGGGAGTTCGTGCTCTTCGCCTACGGCGGCGCTGGCCCCGTCCACGCCGGGCGCTACGCCGCCGAGCTGGGAATCAAGGAGATCGTGGTCCCGGAGACCGCCTCTGTGCAGGGGGGGATGGGCCTCATCAGCTCGGACGTCGTCTACGAATACGGCATGTCCGATCATCTGGAGTTCCCGGGCGAGGTCGACCGGTGGAATCGGAACTTCGCAGCGCTGGTCGAGCGGGGCCAGCGGGACCTCGAGGCGGCCGGGTTCGACGCCCAGGACGTCGAGATCCAGCGAACCGTAGACATGCGATATCGATTCCAGACCCACGAGCTGAACGTGCCGCTGCCCTCAGGGTCCGGGCAGCTCACGACCGCGGATATCGAGGCGCTCGACACGCTGTTCGACGCTCTCTACGAGCAGGCCTATGGGCAGGGCTCTGGGTATCGCGAGGCGGGCAAAGACGCGATCAGCTTCCGCGTGCGCGCGGTGGGCAAGCTGAGAAACCCGGAGATCTCCCAGTACCCGAAGGGCTCGACAGATCCGGGCGACGCGTTCAAGGGAGAGCGTAGCGTCTACTTTCAGGAGTACGGCGACTACCGGCCGACGCCCACGTACCAGTTCGAGCGCCTGGCCTCGGGAATGGAGATCGCCGGGCCAGCGGTCATCGAGACGCCGATCACGACCATTGTCGTGAACCCATCGGATCGGGCCGAGATGGACGAATTTCGCAATCTCCGCCTGCTGATCGGGGGTTGA
- a CDS encoding isochorismatase family protein codes for MSTPGLNQPKPVDVQIPASGSAIAVLDLSVRCDNPAEICSELMRGLGAFLERARSRDVPIIFTSSSATKGTPEAEIATALKRRPDEPVIYPDAFDKFVGGELQRFLTGSNARELVIVGSSTHVAVMYTATSAARVYGYHVVIPLDGVNTRNQIEHDYALHQLTVIPRVSALIRFSTLDAIQFVPGGT; via the coding sequence ATGAGTACCCCCGGCCTGAATCAACCAAAGCCCGTCGACGTTCAGATCCCTGCGAGCGGGAGCGCGATCGCCGTGCTGGATCTGAGCGTCCGCTGCGACAACCCCGCCGAGATCTGCTCGGAGCTGATGCGGGGACTCGGAGCCTTTCTGGAACGAGCCAGGAGTCGAGACGTACCGATCATCTTCACCTCCTCGTCCGCAACCAAAGGGACTCCCGAGGCGGAGATCGCCACGGCCCTGAAACGGCGCCCGGATGAACCGGTCATTTATCCGGACGCGTTTGACAAGTTCGTGGGCGGAGAGCTCCAGCGCTTCCTGACCGGGTCGAACGCGCGCGAGCTGGTCATCGTCGGTTCTTCCACGCACGTGGCCGTGATGTACACGGCCACATCGGCCGCCCGGGTGTACGGCTATCACGTGGTGATCCCCCTCGACGGGGTGAACACGCGTAACCAAATCGAGCACGACTACGCGCTCCACCAGCTCACCGTCATCCCGCGCGTGTCCGCTCTGATCCGGTTCAGCACGCTCGACGCGATTCAGTTCGTGCCCGGAGGGACTTGA